DNA sequence from the Leopardus geoffroyi isolate Oge1 chromosome A3, O.geoffroyi_Oge1_pat1.0, whole genome shotgun sequence genome:
TTCTTCATGGTTACATGAAAATTTCGCTctaatgctttttgtttgttcaaaaTGTAGAATATTGACAAGGAAAAAAGGGCAggagaacaagaaagagagagaaagatggaaaaaagaataGTGAAAAGATCCTAGGTCTTATGGAGAAAGACCagcaaaaggagaaagggaaggaaatgtggGGTGAAGAGAGGGGGAGCGAGGATAAAAATTTCGGGGCATTTTGCGTCCACCCAGAATCAGGAAAATGGAAGTAAAGTTGCTAGATGAAACCTGAGACCTGAACACCCTTGACATGTCCCCATTTCTCATGCCTTTCCTCCAGTGTCTGGCCCAGGGGCGTAATCCTGCCAGAAGGAATGCAGATCTAGGAAATCTGGTGCACCAGCACATCAAAGCAAGCGCTACTGCCCCTGAGTACTCAGGGAAGCCCAAGTGGATGTCTTCCTTGAGGGTTTGTTTGGCACAGGCATGTGGTACCTCACTTGCTTCCAGAACTTGGAATTCAGGGACCGTTTGTTGGCCACATCATCTTCCTTCCACTTGATGGTACCTTGCATTTCCACGACGTGCTTGAGGGAATCTTGGAGCTCCCCAAACTGCATCCCTCCTGGCTTGCTCAGAGCCTCTAATTCTATAAGAATCACCTTGGAGTCGTTCTGGATGAGGGCACTGTGCAAGGCGATCTCCTGCTCATAGGCAAACTCCCTGCAGTGAGTGATTTCAGGAGTCAGGATAAAAATGTGCCGCCTACTCTTTCGTATGTTGGTTTCCACTGAGGTGGCTGCATCTGGGGATAAAAGACATGGATCAGATTTCCTGTTGATGCATTTTTAAGTCTAATGCTTTGATCATAAATgttctgaactttaaaaaactgttattGTTATAGCCTGCCATGAGATTCTGACACTGATCAATTCTTTATTCAGGAAAGTGGGAATGAGCTTGGATGGACAACTTGTGTTCATCTTCTCCTTCTCACTGTCAGAACATCAGTCCCAAAGCCTTCTTCCTTCCCAGGTAGAGGGGTCCTAACTAAGACAGAGTCCTTGGAGTTAAATGGGAATGTAGAGATATTTAGCAAGAGACTTAGAATTCAAGTTCATTAACTACATGTTGCCCTCTTCGAATATTAGCTTATGTGTTTAATAGGGCTTAGAACTTTAACTCTTAGGAACCCTTGCTTCTCTGAACTGATTCAAGCCTCTAGGGGAGTCCTGGATTCATGTCTTTCCCCAAGATCTCTGTTTTAGAAGCTGATTTGATCCAGACTAGAAAAATCTTAAGGAAGACCAGATCCCCTTATCAAGTTGGAGTTAATACAGCATCAACTCCAAGATGATAGCAGGTAACTTCTGGACAAACTTAGAAAGAACATGTAAAATACTCAGCTCTCACTGCAAGGAGGTAACAGCACGATCAAAGAAGCTTAACCATGAATGAAAACACTCAAGATATTCCTAGAGGCTGGCAGCTGAAAGACTGCCAATTCATGTAGTGGCAACTagggaaataaatgttaaatgctgCCAGGTAGAGACCTTATGTTGGTCAGGATCGCAACATAAAACTTGGCATACACAAAGGACTGACTTAAGAGAGTTTAATCAAAGGTCAATTTATAAAAGATGTGGGCAGACCCAAGGGAAATCAGTGAGAGATACCTCAGAACCCCCAACATTGGAAATAACACAGGAGGCATTACCTCCCTCCAGGTATGAAGGGGAGGAAGCAGTTATGGAACCCTAATGAGTATGAAAGCAGCTATCAAGAGCCCTTGCTTTGGGAGAAAGGAGCCCAGCCACCCTGGCAACCTCACAAGATGCCTGCCTCTGACCTGCCTCCAGTGCTCCCTCTTGGCCAAACTCAGCGTGGAGCAGAAGGCGGGGGTGTGATGGATTCCATAATGACCAGCCACCCAGGGCCATTGGATGGAGTGGGATGCAGAGTGGATTTGAAGGAGCAAACAGAAGATACCTAGGAGGGGAAGAAATATACTGATGCAGGCAGTCATGATCTTTTTCTAAGGGAAGAGTGAAGTTTGGTGTTGTTTTGTTagatctgattttattttggttGAAGTAAGGTCAGAAGATCCCCTTGAGGGAGGGGAAGTAGGAAGTCTTCTCACATGAAAACCAGCACAATGCAGGCTACATGAGCTGGAGCATCAGCGAGCTGTCTGGAGCGAGACGGAGCTACAAGTGAGGTCAATGGATCTcagaaagaagagatgaagagCTTGCAGCCAAGTGTAGCAGGTGCTGTGACATCACGAACAGATGGAATCCCTGCAGCTTCCTGTGCTGGTGTGTCACATGAAAAAGAACATTCGAGCACCATGACTTGCTCCTCTCGACTGGCCTGAGTAGCCAAAGAGAGAgttggaggagggagaaagaatccagaGGAAATTTGGATTACAttttcctgaattgttcattttataaGCCTCCCAAGCCATTATCGGGTGATTAACATTGCCCAAATAAATAATCCAGGACAAACCGGCTTCACCTTCCATGTATTCCTTTAAATCTATAGATGCTGAATCCCTCTTTTCAGTGGAAATGCCAGGTTAAGTTCACAGTCTACTAAGCATTTGCTTTATTGGAATTACCCTCATGATGCTCCTGCCTCATTCATTTCCACATGCTTCCTGGTCCCTGAGGAATTTGAGAAGGGCCTTAAGGAGGGTTCATGGGTACTTGACATAAATGTAGAGAGACACGGAGAACCGCTTCTGAAATGCCAGAATTACTCTCAAAGGTACATGGAATTGACTACACTTGATGAAACAGAAGACAGCTCTAGTTGTTGTGAGAATATACATCTGCAAATGTTTCCCCTATGCAAGGAAAATCATAAAGACTCTGAGGCCTTTCAAATATTGTAGCCAATGCCTCTGGATATTAGaacaaaattctttgttttgtgaGTCCTCTTTCAATTCTTCTAGAGAGAATTAAGAAATGTCAGTTATGTTAGTGGTGGATGTGGGAAGTAAGTAGGGGCAGTGCTTTGCTAAATCCACACCGCAAAGACAGCTTACTGTGTCTTCACGTCACTGACACTCCTGCGAAAACGTCACGATCGGTTTGGCTATGGGGGCAGGAGGAGCAAAGAGTATCTCCTTCTTCCAGAGCAATACTTAAAAACCCTGGTTTTAAGGCATGGAATAATGATTGCAATTCCCTATCCAACACAGGGAGAAGACCACCTATCTCTTAAGGTTCTGATGAATGTGAATTTCTGTccttaatgtattttttgaagtttattttattttgagagggaggaggggcagtgagagaaggagaaagaatctcaatCTCTGTCCGGCGCACAGCCCGAGGCAGGGTTGGATCCAGTGAAACATGAGCTCAtgatgagccgaaatcaagagttggtcctttgagccacacaggcgcccctgtccttgaTGTATTTTGACAGCTTTACCTTCTCCAGGTAGCATATCTCTCCCGTAAATGCATAAGTTATAACCACATTTATTTTCCAGAACATCAGGCAGAATCTGGTAAACAAAATACTCTACAGCACTGGCCCTCTCAGGACTATTTGTATAGTTCCGCGGATAGATAACGTAAGCATCGTAGATCTTTCCATCTGAAAATGAGAACAAGAAAAGCAACTTTATTACTTGGTTCTCCAAATTTGACTCTCACTAGACATTCTTCACTCGATTTTATGGTTGGTGGTGATTGcatcccaccccccaaaatattcTGGAATCCAGAGATGGTGAGGACAATCTACTGCTACAGAAAGTCATCAGAAAATCAATCTTAATCCTAAAGTTCACCTCTTCACTGTCTCACACTGAATGAGAGAGAATAGGCAAGAGCCCGTCCAGTTTAGCTCATCACATCTTATTGTCAAGTGTGAGTAATAAtttattgagaaatatttatAGTCATGGATAACGAGTTCTTCTGCTGTTTGGGGCAGATCtcaattttatcttttgctttctcCGTGCTTACCCAAGGAAACGGAAATGCTCgagtagaattttttaaaggatccGCATTTCCCACAAATCGAATAATTAGCCCGAATTGAGAGGACCGtagggaaaatgtaaaatatatcttCATCCAAAGGAAAGAATGGTGTTCTTGTTTAGCGGGGCACAATTGTATTCTTTCATGTGTCTACTTATGTGCATAGATAGGACTCTTTGTGGAATGGGCTTTCTGGCAAAATACACCCGCATTCTGATGACCCCTTCTAAACTGTTCACTTCTGGAAAACgggaacaatttttttaatgttttaaattccatGAAGTTTCACCAATACACATTTTCCAAACTGTTTAAACCACTCTGCGCTTGGGGCAGATTCTGTTATTTAGTAGGAACAGCAATCCTGTTGGGGAGGAAATCTGAGGTGTTGAGATGAATCTCAGAACCATGAGAAGCAacaaaaaaggatagaaaatggCTACTaagtgaactgaaaaaaaaaaaaaaaaaaaaaaggtctactCTGAATACATTTATCAGCAAAATCTGGATTTAGTCGACAGCTGTTAAGAGATCAACAGACAAGTAACCATCAGCCATTATGGATCCTTTTCTTTTGAAGGAAAATTTGAAACTTGCCACTTACCATTCCTACTTTTGTAAGGTCTAGCTATGTCTCTCCAGAGCAGAATAAACTCAATCCAGAACACTTTTAGCGTTATCACCATGATATTGATTAGCATTAACAAGATGCTAAATCCTGTCAGTATGTAGTAGGTACTTTGATCGTCAACTATTCAAAAGATAAAGGGAAGACAAAAATGATCACTATTGTTTCTAGAACaaggtaaaataaacaaatatatatggaTGCTGACCTCCATTGGGCATATGAGAGATTCATACAAAAGATGCTTCCCTGGAATTTTCATGGCTGCTTTAAGAATCAGTAAGtgaacatttatggagcacctactctgtgcaagGCTAAGCATCGTAGGGGATTCTCAGAGCAAAAAAGGTGTCAAGGCCAATGTAAACTTAACTAAGATAGTAGGTAAAAGTGCGATTTTAGCTGGCAGAGGTTCTTAAGAGTGCTGGCTCCGTGCTGGACTGGGCAAGGAAGCCTTCCTGCAGGAGGAGGTCCCTGAAGAATACGTACGTTTtagagaactttaaaaagaaaaaagaaaaatgtattcctGGCTACAGTGGATGCTATGAGCCCGAGGGCagagatgtggtgtgtgtgtgttctgaggAACTGGAGTGATCCATTTTGGGGAGTTAGAGGCAGACACAGTAAGAAGTGTGTGTCAGGGCGAGGTTCTGACCAGACTTGAGATTCCTGTCAAGGTATTTTGTCTTTACTGTAAAGGTCACGGGAGCCCCTGATGAGTCTTGAGTGGAGTGTTAACAACAAAAGTGGTTTATAAGCAAGATTCATCCGAACGTAGGGGAAGGTTTGTTTCTGTGGGAGAGGCTGTAGGAACTTAGAGTAAAATTGATGGGAAGCTTCTGTAATACTTGGCAGTTAGAGGTAAGGAGGGCTCAGACTCCTGTAAGAATGAGAAAGGAATGGATGCACCTGGTATTGGGGCATGAAAGAGAATGAATCAACAGGTCTTGGGGTCTTACTGCATCTGGGGCTGGGGGCACAAGAAAGCAGGGAAGAAACAAGAACCTTGTAAGTCACTAAAGCATCACTGATGGAGAAGTCAAACTACCGGGGTTTTAGGTTCTACACGCCCCTTACTTTTCTCATGGTGGACATCATTTAGCCACCATTGAACTGGGTCCTGTACTCACTTCTGCACAAGGTGCATATGCAAGATGGTTCCCATTTTCAAGGCCTAGTAACAGCTACATACACACTGAACGCAAGAATTATACTTATTAATAGTATTCTTGGACATTTTAGGTTTACTTCTCTCTTTGGAAGTAACTATCTTCTTGCAAATAGTGCCCCTGAAAGATGAACGTGAGAAGGACCTCACATAAGATTTGACTCTTACAGTGTTCTCCCTGCATTTTCACGTGACGTCTCAAAGCATGGGTTCCTAGGCTTGCCATGGAAAATTTGAGACTTATCCATAGTCACAAATTCCTCCCTTGGCTCATCGGCCTGCTGAGCATCCAACACCATGAAATGAAGAACGGCCAAGGTGAAGTGATTCAAAACCAGGGAGCAGAGGGTGTTGCTGAAAATTGGCAGAGAGTTTACTGACTGCACTGTCATTAGTGTAAATGATAGACACTCCCTAAGTAAGGCATTTCAACAGGATTGTCCACACCCTGCCCCAGTTCACTCTCTCTAAAGGTCCTACCTAGACACACTCCGGGAGTGTGGAGGTTTTGGTGAAGTAAGTGTGCATGTGACCGGCTGCTTTCAACAGGAGGAAAGAAGTTAACCAAGTCAGTAAAGGAAGTTGAAGTCCCATACCTTCCTGTTAATGTAATGATTAAACACCAAATACTTTCTGAAGGTGTTTATAAACAGGAAAGCACCGTCTAAGTTGGAATCCTGGCTCTAACTAGAATATTTGGTAATGTATTCAACCTccatttgcttctgtttcctttgctgcaaaATTGGATGAGAGTAACAGTCTCTTCTTCATGGAATATTGatcaaataaatgagaaattaaatggaaaataagtagACAGgttcaaaggaaacaatgaataaatgtgtaCTACTATTCTTATGagtatcaaatatttatttaatcacaTTGAATAATATGGGAACATAAGCTTTTAGAGTTTTGGTTTTCTAAGCCTCAAGGCAGTATTGTAATTTCGTTTATTCTGTGATTAGAAATAAAGGCATTCATTGTGACGAGCTACTGTAGCAacagtttttgtttaatttacacaGTTGTCAAAACAGAGTGTATCcatgttttttgtgggtttttttttttaagattttatttttaagtaatttctatacccaacatggagttcaaactcatgaccccaagatcaagtgtcacacgctccaccaactaagccagccaggcccccccccccgccccagagtgTAACCATgtgaatttgaagaaaaacaagggaaacatagaaaatacaaataaactagaaggaaaaaagtCACCAAGTACATGTAACGTGAAAACAATTCCAATACACAGGTAATGAGAGAACATTCATAAAGTGACAATATAAGCTTCACATGGGGATAATGATGCAATGGCAGTGTCAGGGTGGAGACTGCAGTTTCCCCTTTCCTTGGGGAACCAATGTACCCACTACCATCACAACATAACCCTAACATGACGTCTTGACATTGTCCATATGTCCTGGGGTGACTCAGTTATAACTGAGAAAGCTGGAGACCCACGGAACTCAGTAGCACTCAAAATCATCCAGGGAAGTCATGATTCTGTTTGTTTGGTAAAAAACTTACAAATTGGTGGTTGAAgtctacattaaaacaaaaatccgAAGCACCACCTCAGGCAGAGACTTAGCACGAACATATCAAATTGGTGGCCTCCGTTTTCATCGCTCCCAATTTTTTTCCGTCAGGTTGTGCTTCTGTGTTTATCCAAATTAATCGGGGCTATATCCCACTTCGGGGTATAAACTGAGGGTTCAACTCTCCCTTTTGCTGTTTGACAAACACATTAAATAACTTCCATGTCGTTGTACATGGAATTACAAGTgtaaaaataccatatttttctCCCCGCCCATTTACACCAGATTAAATGCATCATCTAACGAATAGGATGACTTTGCCTGGAAATGTAAACAAGTGAGGAAATTGACAAGTTCTCAGGAAGGATATGTTTGTAAAACTATTTTTGCTGACATCATTGCCTATGGGGACACACCGacagagtggaaggaaggaacagacTGCCCCTGAGAGGAAGAGCGTGTCATCACTGACATTGATTAACAATGTCTGGGTCAGGTGATGATAAAAAGCACAATGACTCTTAGATGGTCTGTTTTGGACTCTTTACACAAATGTGTCCTCCTGTTACCTATACCCAAGACAGATCATTTGATCATTCTCTACATCCGGCCCCCATATGCCTCTGATTATTTGTGAAAGggaatgttacattttaaaagattatatgtAGTGTCTGAATGTAATCTCTTGAAGAGTAGTCAGTTTCACATTTTTGTTATGACCATATTTTATTGCAGCAAATTATAATGAAGTCATTAAAGGCACTCTAGATTCAGATGAAACTATAGGAAAGTTACAAATAATCTGGCCTTTTCAAGTTACAGGGAAGGTTATTCAACCTGAGACACATAAATGTAAACTGCTGTTTTGCGGTATAATTGAGCCTTATCGCTAGAGCAGTAGAAATGCACAAGAACAGTTTTCCTTGATAACTTTGGTGTGCATTCGCTTATTCGTTGGACCAATTTTTATTGGACACATGCTAGGTACCAAGCACTGCCCTACAGACTGAGCACACAAAGATGGGTGAGATGCCATTCCTGACCTCACAGAGGTCACAGTTATGTTCAGCAGACTCTCAAACAAATTTTTATAAGTGTGATGAGTGTGGAGACAGAAATAGGGTCCTACAGAAATACCTGGAAGGAACATATATTCCAAAATGGCGGTCATGGAAGGCTCCCCGTAAAAGGCAGCACCTGAATTGCATGCTGAATGACAGATACAACAAAGAAATGAGCCGAGTTACCAGACTTCCATTGAGTCTCACCTATATTTAGACTGGTGGTTACTAGAGGTGGAGGGGGAAGAAGTACGAGAGAtgtgttttggtttctttcctcttcttcttcttctttttttttttttagtttaaataaattaaattttgggggtgcccgggtggctcagttggttaagcatctgagtcttgatttcagctcaggtcaggtcatgacctcgcaatttgtgagattgagccccacgttgggctccttgctgacagtttggagtctgcttgggattctctccccctctccctctctctctctctgctcctcccctgctcatgcacctgtgcccacacactctctctctctctcaaaaataaacttcaaaaaataaaaacataaataaattggatttttaaaaagacaggagAAGAAAGACGTAGCCAAGCAGTGTATGTGGTGAGATAAATGATAGTCTATCTGTATAATTGAATACTAAGAAGCCATTAAAAATtgtattgtaggggcgcctgggtggcgcagtcggttaagcgtccgacttcagccaggtcacgatctcgcggtccgtgagttcgagccccgcgtcgggctctgggctgatggctcagagcctggagcctgtttccgattctgtgtctccctctctctctgcccctcccccgttcatgctctgtctctctctgtcccaaaaataagtaaaagttgaaaaacaaaaaattaaaaaaaaaattgtattgtaGACGAACATTTAATATCATGGGAAGACTTCTACtatacattaaataattataaaacaagcaATAAAACCCTCTATGTAActataataaaaacatgtttataatcaAAATATGTCTGAATAGAATTTATATGGCAGTACAAAGGCCTAAGAATAGCCAAGACGATcttgatgaaaacaaaattggaagactcACTCTACCCCAAATCAGGGTTGATTATAAAGCTACGCTAAGTGATACAGTATAGTATTAGCacacaaataatttcttttaaagggACAGAACGCAGAGGTCCCACACTTTTTCTGGAAAGGACCAAAGAGTAAACACTTTAGGTTTtgcaagtataaataaataaataaataagcaaatttaatattttataaaatttaacaatGATGGCACGTGATATCTTGTTAAAAAGTAACATCTAAGATCTTCTTACTGGAGTGGGCAGTAATTAAGTACTTTACCTTTTTCTCCACTTTGCCAGCTTCACTAACAATTTCTTTGtgacaaaaaaaattatagaagagaACATGTTTATAACATGTCATAAAAGTCATGCAACAAACAACATGTTCAGTTTACTCTTAGTGTGTTGTCTTTCGTAtacagtgagacagagagagctgaTGAAATCGGGAGGATGGCCAAGGAAGCAGTTGGGTGTTAAAGAGGAACCAACAGGAGAAggtaaggggtgggggaggaggagggggaggatggaaggggagggagggaggagggagagaacagagaggagtaggaaagagaggaaaaggaggaggaagaaaaggaagggggggggaagggaagagagggagggggatagaaggagaggaagggggctggaggaaggaaagtaaggataggaggaggagggagaggaggaaagggaggagaaggaggaggaggagggaggttggagggagaggaggaagggggaagtaAAACAGAAGAGAGGCAATTAGGGAAACCAGACTACAAATGGTCAGTGTTCTTAAGAGGAAAAACACAACGTATGAGATGGACCTCTTCGTCTTGAGAGACTCCCCACGGAACCACATGCCAACACATTGTTCTCCAACAAAGTGATTTCAGCTTACAGTTGATGCAGCTAACTTGGGTGGCCAAAATCTCAGAAACACTCCTTACTTGGACTTCTCCGCTTTAGTCTTATGGTGTGCCGTGTCCAACCGTGCAAATTCAGAGCCAGGCAGTCATACTCCACAGATAAGTCTTCTTCTCTCACAGGCTCTATCTTTAAAACGGTGCTCAGGCAAGTCAACTCATTGCTGGAACTAAGGAGGCAACCTGTTACCTTTAATGCTTGCTTTGCAGTTGCAAATTgtgtgggaggaagaggggatgTTTTAACTTCAGTATAAAAATACCTTTGATTTTGCTCCAGGTCCTCGTGAATTCTTGGTCCTCCAAAGTTCTGAACTTTGCTTCCATTCACCTTCCACAGGATGCCGGCCATGATCTGAGAGCCTTTCCCAAAGCAAGCGGAGCAGGGTATGCTTGCTGGTTTTCCTAGATGAGAAGTGAAGAAACTCACCAATAACATTCAGTGCTGCCAGTAGTATTGCATTTAACGTGAAAAAAAATCGTTGAACACCTGGTGTGTGCCAGGAATTGATTCCATACCCCTTCCTCATCCTTAGCCCTTCTGTGTCCTTGCCTCCACCCACTTTGCTCACAGTTTGGAGGAAGCTCCACTCACACTCCCCTCTCACCTTCCATGGAAACTAAAAAGGTGAATAATTCTGGTTTCACCAATCAGACATTATAAGGTGGGGCTTCTTTTTAGTATAGattggaatttctttttaacttctttcttccaAACCTTCCTCCTTTTACCAaattctcttcatctctctgtaAGTCACCTTGTTGGCAAAACTATGTTTTGCTCGACCGAGCTACAATCCCAGCATTTAATCATTCAAGAGTGCTCTCCATTACTACTCCTTGTACTTGAGACTTCCTCTGCCCAGAACTGAAAGCGTGAGGGCTGCCCTCCTGCTTGGGACAGGCATTCAGGCATCCCTTACTGAGCCCTTGGTTCTGGACTCAAGAATTCTGCATCTGAAGAGGGATGAGGGACGCAGAGTGTCTCAGAAGATGATAAGGGTAGACACAGATGATTAAAACACAAGGTATTCTACTGTTCTATAGAAAGGTTGACAAATGACATGGAAATACAGAAGAAGAAGGCATTCCAGACTTCTCTGGACTGCTATGCTGCGCGCAGAAATGGTTTCTTTGGACCTCATTAGATGGAGGCTCTGGTGGTGCCC
Encoded proteins:
- the IL1RL1 gene encoding interleukin-1 receptor-like 1 isoform X1; this translates as MQLWVLALSTILVHSTAAKFSKSSWGLENEALIVRCPRQGRSRYPVDWYYSKTNKCITTQKRNHVLASGERLKFLPAKVNDSGIYTCIIRSPTFNKTGYVNVTIYKKQPNCNIPDHLMYSTTLGSETNSKIYCPTIDLYNWTAPIEWFKDCKALQGPRYHTHKTFLLIDGATSKDTGDYTCKFIHNENGVNYSVTATRSLTVNDEEGFSLFPVIIAPLQNEIKEVEIGKPASIPCSACFGKGSQIMAGILWKVNGSKVQNFGGPRIHEDLEQNQSSSNELTCLSTVLKIEPVREEDLSVEYDCLALNLHGWTRHTIRLKRRSPIDDQSTYYILTGFSILLMLINIMVITLKVFWIEFILLWRDIARPYKSRNDGKIYDAYVIYPRNYTNSPERASAVEYFVYQILPDVLENKCGYNLCIYGRDMLPGEDAATSVETNIRKSRRHIFILTPEITHCREFAYEQEIALHSALIQNDSKVILIELEALSKPGGMQFGELQDSLKHVVEMQGTIKWKEDDVANKRSLNSKFWKQVRYHMPVPNKPSRKTSTWASLSTQGQ
- the IL1RL1 gene encoding interleukin-1 receptor-like 1 isoform X2, giving the protein MQLWVLALSTILVHSTAAKFSKSSWGLENEALIVRCPRQGRSRYPVDWYYSKTNKCITTQKRNHVLASGERLKFLPAKVNDSGIYTCIIRSPTFNKTGYVNVTIYKKQPNCNIPDHLMYSTTLGSETNSKIYCPTIDLYNWTAPIEWFKDCKALQGPRYHTHKTFLLIDGATSKDTGDYTCKFIHNENGVNYSVTATRSLTVNDEEGFSLFPVIIAPLQNEIKEVEIGKPASIPCSACFGKGSQIMAGILWKVNGSKVQNFGGPRIHEDLEQNQSSSNELTCLSTVLKIEPVREEDLSVEYDCLALNLHGWTRHTIRLKRRSPNGKIYDAYVIYPRNYTNSPERASAVEYFVYQILPDVLENKCGYNLCIYGRDMLPGEDAATSVETNIRKSRRHIFILTPEITHCREFAYEQEIALHSALIQNDSKVILIELEALSKPGGMQFGELQDSLKHVVEMQGTIKWKEDDVANKRSLNSKFWKQVRYHMPVPNKPSRKTSTWASLSTQGQ